In Methylomonas sp. MK1, the genomic stretch CGCCATCCGTGTACTCGCTCGGCGCTAGCTTGGGGGCAGCGGTTTGCACTCTGCCGGCAATGCGTTTTAGCGCGGCTTCTATCCAGTCTTTTTGGGCATGCACAAAATCCTGAATGCGCCGTTCGGACACTTTGAGCGGTGCCACCACTTCTATTTTGTCGGCGGTGACTACGATGCGGGTGTTTTTGGCGCGGCTGCTGCGGCGTAGGTTGTAAGGTAAGGGGACGGTTTGCTTGTTCAAAAAGGCGATTCCAGCATTCTTAATTTAAGCTCGGTCCACATGCTTAAGCGGTCCGAACCGCCGACATGTTGCCCGGAACCTTTACTTTTGGCAAGCCATAAGCCGGTACCGTTAAAGCTGTACACAGGCTGTAAGTCGCTGCGCTGCGTAGCAGGGACTATGTTCGGCTTCAGATTATCCAGCACCAAGGGTACCGCGCGCGGCGAGTCGAAGTAGGTCAGTACCATATGTGCCTGATTCAGTTCCAAAGCCTTGACGTAGGTAATCCGCAGTTTACTTTCATCGACGCCCATTTCCACCAAGGTGAAATATTTGGCTATGGAGTAATCTTCGCAATCGCCGGCACCTTTGGCCAGAAACTCCGTGGGTGCTGCCCAGTAATCGGTTTTTTGCCACAGGATAATATCGTCAATAAACTCGACGTTACCGTTGAAAAAGTCGTTGACCCGTTCCAGTTTCGTCGCTTCCGGCCAGCCTTTGCCGTTCTCGATCAAGCTTTGCCAGTCTAAGAAACGTTGCTTGGCTGTTGAGCCGTATTTTTTTTCTACTTTATCCAGCAGGCTCTGATCGATTAATAAGCCGGCCGCCAGCACCATGCCGCAACACAGGCTAAAGACAATAAGGGCGATTCCGGCTGCATTAAGTGCGCCCTTATTAACGGCTGGCACCGACGATTCCTATCGCCTTTAAGCGGCGATAATCCTTATCCGACTGTACGTTTTCGGCCAAGATCGAAATATCCAGCAATGTGGAAATTTCTTGCATGGTTTGCACGAACGCGTGCTTTTGCGAGGAACTGTCGATACCGTTGCCGATGTCGCGGGCCAGACGGATAAAGTCCGGTTTCAGGCGCTTGACCAATTCCGCCGACATGGATTGGGTTTCGAAGCGTTTGATCATCACCCGCGCGCCCCATTGATGCACGGTTTCTATGAAGGCCTGATAGGCGTCTATATCCTTGACGACAGCATAAGCGGATAAGCTGAATACCAGCTTTTTGGCTTCCGCCGGATTTTGTTTGATTAGTTTTTCCAACCAGAGCCGGAAATCGCTGTTTTTGATGGTGCGGGTCGATACGTTGACGGCGATGGCATGTTCGATATGATTATGTCGAATATGCTCCAACGCGATGCGAATGACGCCTTTATCCAGATCGACGATTTTGGCGAATTTTTCAGCAATCGAGATGAATGGACCGATTGCCACCAGGCCGCCCTGTTTATCGTGCACCTGAATGAAAGCTTCTTCCATCAACAGTTCGCCGCTGCTGAATGCGGCGATCTGCCCGATATACCAAACCGAGTAACCGTTATGGTCGACGCAGTCGAAGACCAAATCCCGCCAGGTGGCAATATCGCGGGCTAAATTATCGCCGGTGCGGATGAAATAACTGTTGGTGCCGATCAGATGCGCTTGTTCATAAGCTTCGTGCGCGGCTTCCAACAGAATTTCGGTGGTCAGCAGCGGATTGAAAGCAACCACGCCGATGTGGGCCAAATCGGTTTTTTGGTAACGTTCGCCCAATTCGGTTACTTCGTTGCTCAGGGTTTTCACCAACCCTTCCAGTTGTTCCGAATTCCCAATCTTCAGCACGAGTGCAAATTCGGCGCCGTAGAATCGATAAGCTTTGCCGGCTTGTGCTCCAGCAAGATCGGCGATTTTTTCCAGTATGGCGGCAAACGCTTGTAAGAATTGATCGATCACGTCGCTGTCGCGCTCTTTAACCAGATCGACCAAGCTGTCGATTTTTATCAATACCACATAGGCATCCGCGTCTTCCAAGGCCAAATTTTTCATGTCGGTTTCGAACACGGCTTTTTTATACAGCCCGGTCAAATCGTCGCGCAACAAGCTGGCGCCCATTTGGTCCAGTTTGCCGTGCAGTGCGGCAATCGTGGTTTTTATTTTGTGCGACATGGTGTTCATGGATGCCGCGACATTGCGTACTTCGCGGGTCCAGGGCAATTCTTCGATGCTTTCGAAATGGCCGTCGCTGATCTGCTGAGCCAATAGATCGATTTTTCTTAGCGAGGCTAATGTGACGCGTAAAAGCAGTGCCAGCAGGGAGATGGAGAACAAAAATGCCGCAAGGGAATAGTAAAACCCGGATTTGGCTTGTTCATACAGCTTTAGATAGGCGTAGCCGGAGTTGACCGTGACGTAGATCACCCCGCTCATGTTCCAGCCCGAGCTGATTTCGCTTTCGGCGGTGGCCGATGTCATCGGCAGCAGGTCGGTAAACCAGTCCGGCACGCCTTCTATGCGCTTGTCGCTGCTTAGAGCCACCAGTTCTTTGTTATCCGCATCGACCAGCCTGATTTCTTTGTAATAACCCATATCAAAAATTGCGCTCATCATGGTTTTAATCACCGGATCGTGGTTATCAACCATGTAAGGACTGAGCGATAGACCCAGCGAGGTGGCGGTATCCTGGGCATGATTCTTCGATTCGCCTTCCAGGTAGTCCTTGATGTTGTTGACGCTCAACGCGAAATTGACGCTGAAAATCATCAAAAACAACGCCGATATCAGGATTAACAATTGTTTGGATAATGACATGAGCTTCAGCTTCCCGTGGCTTCTTGATTGATCATATGCGTCGCGAGTTGTTGCAAGGCGGTGCGGATATTCTCGCGCAGGCGCGGGTCCGTCTCAATTTCGTCCAAAGCCTTGTTCATACAGAGCATCCATTGATCCCGCTCCGATTCGCCAATCGAGAATGGAAAATGCCGGGCCCGCAGCATCGGATGGCCGAATTCTTCGATAAACAGGTTGGGGCCACCCAGCCAGCCCGAGAAGAACTTGAACAATTTGTCTTTGGCGCTTGCCAGGCTGGGGGCGTGCATGGCGCGGATACCCTGGGCTTCCGGCAGAATATCCATATAAAAGTAGAATCTATCGACCAAGCTGCGCAAGGCAGTCTCGCCGCCGATTAACT encodes the following:
- a CDS encoding transglutaminase-like cysteine peptidase → MPAVNKGALNAAGIALIVFSLCCGMVLAAGLLIDQSLLDKVEKKYGSTAKQRFLDWQSLIENGKGWPEATKLERVNDFFNGNVEFIDDIILWQKTDYWAAPTEFLAKGAGDCEDYSIAKYFTLVEMGVDESKLRITYVKALELNQAHMVLTYFDSPRAVPLVLDNLKPNIVPATQRSDLQPVYSFNGTGLWLAKSKGSGQHVGGSDRLSMWTELKLRMLESPF
- a CDS encoding bifunctional diguanylate cyclase/phosphodiesterase, producing MSLSKQLLILISALFLMIFSVNFALSVNNIKDYLEGESKNHAQDTATSLGLSLSPYMVDNHDPVIKTMMSAIFDMGYYKEIRLVDADNKELVALSSDKRIEGVPDWFTDLLPMTSATAESEISSGWNMSGVIYVTVNSGYAYLKLYEQAKSGFYYSLAAFLFSISLLALLLRVTLASLRKIDLLAQQISDGHFESIEELPWTREVRNVAASMNTMSHKIKTTIAALHGKLDQMGASLLRDDLTGLYKKAVFETDMKNLALEDADAYVVLIKIDSLVDLVKERDSDVIDQFLQAFAAILEKIADLAGAQAGKAYRFYGAEFALVLKIGNSEQLEGLVKTLSNEVTELGERYQKTDLAHIGVVAFNPLLTTEILLEAAHEAYEQAHLIGTNSYFIRTGDNLARDIATWRDLVFDCVDHNGYSVWYIGQIAAFSSGELLMEEAFIQVHDKQGGLVAIGPFISIAEKFAKIVDLDKGVIRIALEHIRHNHIEHAIAVNVSTRTIKNSDFRLWLEKLIKQNPAEAKKLVFSLSAYAVVKDIDAYQAFIETVHQWGARVMIKRFETQSMSAELVKRLKPDFIRLARDIGNGIDSSSQKHAFVQTMQEISTLLDISILAENVQSDKDYRRLKAIGIVGASR
- a CDS encoding group II truncated hemoglobin; protein product: MSPTPYELIGGETALRSLVDRFYFYMDILPEAQGIRAMHAPSLASAKDKLFKFFSGWLGGPNLFIEEFGHPMLRARHFPFSIGESERDQWMLCMNKALDEIETDPRLRENIRTALQQLATHMINQEATGS